A genome region from Brassica oleracea var. oleracea cultivar TO1000 chromosome C2, BOL, whole genome shotgun sequence includes the following:
- the LOC106322659 gene encoding p21-activated protein kinase-interacting protein 1-like, whose amino-acid sequence MSIIAGSYERFIWGFKLKPTKHDADTQTLTLSPLFSYPSHISSITTVACSGPAAASGGSDDTIHLYDLPSASSLGSLLDHNHTASITALSFYTPSSLSFPRNLISAAADGSVAIFDTDPFVLLKSFRPHKKAVNDLSIHPSGKLALAVYRDECFAMLNLVRGKRSFCCRLGHEASLVKFDPSGERFFMVVNTKVGVHQSEDAKLLLELDNGSRKRILCASPGDSGTLFTAGEDRAITAWDTNSGKLAYAIQDAHPARIKGVVTRNDSEGASEDPYLVASASSDGIIRVWDMRMAAKENAKPLAETNTKSRLTCLAGSALKSMRRPQIGNQKPQKLEKGPNSA is encoded by the exons ATGAGCATCATCGCAGGCTCCTACGAGAGATTCATATGGGGTTTCAAGCTTAAACCCACAAAGCACGACGCCGACACTCAAACCCTAACCCTCTCCCCTCTCTTCTCCTACCCTTCCCACATCTCCTCCATCACCACCGTCGCTTGCTCCGGTCCCGCCGCCGCTTCCGGCGGCTCCGACGACACAATCCACCTCTACGACCTCCCTTCCGCCTCCTCCCTCGGCTCTCTCCTCGACCACAACCACACCGCTTCGATCACCGCCCTCTCCTTCTACACCCCCTCCTCCCTCTCCTTCCCTCGCAACCTCATCTCCGCCGCCGCTGACGGCTCCGTCGCCATCTTCGACACCGACCCTTTCGTCCTCCTCAAGTCCTTTCGTCCTCACAAGAAGGCCGTCAACGATCTCTCGATTCATCCCTCTGGGAAGCTCGCGTTGGCGGTGTACCGTGACGAGTGCTTTGCGATGTTGAATCTCGTGAGGGGGAAGAGGAGTTTTTGTTGCAGGTTGGGGCACGAGGCTAGTCTTGTGAAGTTTGATCCGAGTGGGGAGAGGTTTTTCATGGTGGTTAATACTAAAGTTGGGGTTCATCAGTCTGAGGATGCTAAGCTTCTTCTCGAGCTCGATAATGGTAGCCGCAAGCGTATACTCTGTGCTTCTCCTGGAGAT AGTGGGACTCTGTTTACAGCTGGTGAGGATCGGGCAATAACAGCTTGGGACACAAATAGCGGGAAGCTTGCTTATGCCATACAAGATGCTCACCCTGCTCGTATCAAGGGTGTTGTGACCAGGAATGACAGCGAAGGTGCATCAGAAGATCCGTACTTGGTTGCTTCTGCATCTTCTGATGGGATCATACGTGTTTGGGACATGCGAATGGCTGCTAAAGAGAATGCAAAACCATTAGCTGAGACAAATACTAAATCGAGGCTTACATGTCTTGCAGGGTCAGCTCTCAAAT CTATGAGACGGCCACAGATTGGAAATCAGAAACCTCAGAAGCTAGAAAAAGGGCCGAACTCAGCATGA
- the LOC106327679 gene encoding U-box domain-containing protein 7, with amino-acid sequence MDVTELEENLFAASDAKLHGDMCKELSGVLCKVLSIFPSLEGARPRSKSGIQALCSLHIALEKAKNILQHCSESSKLYLAITGDAVLLKFEKAKVALINSLKRVEDIVPSSIGSQILEIVGELENTRFLLDPSEKEVGDQIIALLQQGKKSDNCNDNTELEIFHKAATRLSITSSRVALAERRALKKLIDRARAEEDKRKESIVAYLLHLMRKCSKLFRSEILDENDSSQGSAPCSPTVQEDNGSVHGFGRQLSRFGSMNFKPINSPRSGQMPVPPEELRCPISLQLMCDPVIIASGQTYERVCIEKWFSDGHNTCPKTQQQLPHLSLTPNNCVKGLIASWCEQNGTQIPSGPPESLDLDYWTLALSGSECTNSKSVNSIGSCNMKGIQNVTTIVEQQYTEESFVSDNDDDDDKEDSDMNVLERYQDLLAILNEEEDLDKKGKVVEKVRLLLKDDEEARIFMGANGFVEALLRFLGSAVDENNAAAQERGAMALFNLAVNNNRNKELMLTSGVIPLLEKMISSSESHGPATALYLNLSCLEEAKPVIGSSQAVPFLVHILQGEAENQCKLDALHAIYNLSTYPPNISALLSSNIIKTLQGLLASTVEHLWIDKSLAILLNLASSQQGKDEAVSSQGMISSLATVLDMGDTTQQEQAVSCLLILCNGRESCIQMVLQEGVIPSLVSISVNGTTRGREKSQKLLMLFREQRQQRDQPSPKRDEEPPSQKEAPRKSMSAPMYVHESSAQPSDSGPEFEPRVLSKSMSRRKSLARPFSFFWKKSYSTRQ; translated from the exons ATGGATGTGACCGAGCTAGAAGAGAATCTATTCGCTGCCAGCGATGCCAAG TTACATGGAGATATGTGTAAGGAACTATCCGGAGTTCTCTGCAAGGTACTCTCAATCTTCCCGTCCTTGGAAGGAGCAAGACCTCGCAGTAAATCAGGGATTCAGGCCTTATGCTCTTTACATATTGCACTTGAGAAGGCAAAGAATATTCTTCAGCACTGTTCTGAGTCTAGTAAGCTTTACTTG GCCATTACAGGGGATGCTGTCCTTTTAAAGTTTGAGAAAGCCAAAGTTGCTCTCATCAACAGTCTTAAACGTGTTGAAGACATTGTCCCTAGCTCTATTGGGTCTCAG ATTTTGGAAATAGTTGGTGAACTAGAGAACACTAGGTTCTTGCTTGATCCATCAGAGAAGGAAGTGGGTGATCAGATCATTGCTCTGCTCCAGCAAGGGAAAAAATCTGACAACTGTAATGACAACACAGAGCTTGAGATTTTCCACAAGGCGGCTACAAGACTCAGCATCACTTCTTCTAGAGTGGCTCTGGCGGAAAGACGGGCTCTGAAGAAGCTCATCGACAGGGCACGCGCAGAGGAGGACAAGCGTAAGGAATCAATCGTGGCTTATCTTTTGCATCTTATGAGAAAATGCTCAAAGCTATTCAGAAGTGAGATCTTGGATGAGAATGACTCCTCTCAGGGCTCAGCACCATGTTCTCCCACTGTTCAAGAAGATAATGGGAGTGTTCATGGGTTTGGTCGTCAGCTTTCTAGGTTTGGTTCTATGAACTTCAAGCCCATCAACAGCCCTAGATCAGGACAGATGCCTGTTCCACCTGAAGAACTTAGATGCCCTATATCTCTGCAGCTTATGTGTGATCCTGTCATTATTGCTTCAGGGCAGACTTATGAACGGGTTTGTATTGAGAAATGGTTTAGTGATGGGCACAACACTTGCCCAAAGACTCAGCAGCAGCTCCCACATCTCTCCTTAACTCCCAATAACTGTGTTAAAGGTCTTATTGCGAGCTGGTGTGAACAGAATGGAACCCAAATCCCAAGCGGACCGCCGGAGTCTCTAGACCTCGACTACTGGACACTAGCTCTCTCTGGCTCCGAGTGCACCAACTCAAAGTCAGTAAACAGTATAGGCTCTTGTAACATGAAGGGCATACAAAATGTTACTACTATTGTGGAACAACAATACACAGAAGAAAGTTTTGTGTCTGATAATGATGATGATGATGATAAGGAGGATTCTGACATGAATGTGCTTGAGAGATATCAAGATCTATTGGCTATCTTAAACGAAGAGGAGGACTTGGATAAAAAAGGAAAGGTTGTGGAAAAGGTCAGGCTATTGCTGAAGGATGATGAAGAGGCCAGGATCTTCATGGGAGCAAATGGGTTTGTTGAAGCTTTGTTGAGATTCTTAGGATCGGCTGTAGATGAGAATAATGCGGCAGCGCAGGAAAGAGGAGCTATGGCTTTGTTCAACTTAGCCGTCAACAATAATAG GAACAAAGAGTTGATGTTAACTTCTGGGGTTATTCCACTGTTGGAGAAAATGATCTCTTCTTCTGAGTCACATGGTCCAGCAACTGCGCTGTATCTGAATCTTTCATGTCTTGAAGAAGCCAAGCCCGTGATAGGTTCAAGTCAAGCAGTGCCTTTCCTTGTCCATATTCTTCAAGGGGAAGCCGAAAACCAATGCAAGCTCGATGCTCTTCACGCGATCTACAACCTGTCCACATATCCTCCCAACATCTCTGCCCTCCTTTCATCCAACATCATCAAAACCCTCCAAGGCCTTCTCGCATCAACAGTTGAACATTTGTGGATCGACAAGTCATTAGCCATATTACTAAACCTTGCTTCGAGCCAACAGGGCAAAGATGAGGCGGTGTCATCACAAGGCATGATCAGCAGTCTAGCAACAGTGCTAGACATGGGTGACACAACACAGCAAGAGCAAGCTGTTTCATGTCTTTTGATTCTATGCAACGGAAGAGAGTCTTGTATCCAGATGGTGCTACAAGAAGGTGTGATACCATCTTTAGTGTCGATCTCAGTGAACGGGACTACGCGAGGCAGAGAGAAGTCTCAGAAGCTTCTAATGCTGTTCAGAGAACAGCGGCAGCAACGGGACCAGCCATCACCGAAGAGAGATGAGGAGCCGCCATCACAGAAGGAAGCTCCCAGGAAATCTATGTCGGCACCAATGTATGTCCATGAATCATCAGCTCAACCTTCAGATTCAGGTCCGGAATTTGAACCAAGAGTCTTGTCGAAATCGATGTCTAGAAGAAAGTCTTTGGCGAGGCCGTTTAGTTTCTTCTGGAAGAAAAGCTACTCGACTCGCCAGTGA
- the LOC106325915 gene encoding uncharacterized protein LOC106325915, with protein sequence MEQTARKIPRPRPLETCGATILSMSRVLYTRTKTPNNPASFLVQKLFQLLFFFASMTSPFRRHLLAILSVADDHILAIEAYFPSTTFFFHKISGLLTAAESLPMKLDAFLEKLPRMMNRAAWVDMILVQALCWVDSLVNVLGHWRDKNKGTNEKEITVDSSFSRTGSMSEEEMKLENDGKRVSYKEALQRGSSGEDGGGSTGRSSSNQGDPILDLFENGWIQKPMKRSSRSADSLTCSRSDSYETTT encoded by the exons ATG GAACAAACAGCGAGAAAGATACCACGACCTCGGCCTCTTGAGACCTGTGGTGCTACCATACTCTCCATGTCTCGCGTCCTTTACACAAGAACCAAGACTCCGAACAATCCAGCCTCCTTCCTCGTGCAGAAACTCTTCCAACTCCTTTTCTTCTTCGCCTCCATGACAAGTCCCTTCCGTCGCCACCTTCTCGCAATCCTCTCCGTAGCCGACGACCACATCCTCGCAATCGAGGCTTACTTCCCTTCAACCACCTTCTTCTTCCACAAGATCTCCGGTTTGCTAACCGCAGCAGAGTCCCTGCCTATGAAACTCGACGCGTTTCTTGAGAAACTTCCAAGAATGATGAACAGAGCCGCGTGGGTGGACATGATCCTGGTTCAAGCACTTTGTTGGGTTGATTCTCTTGTGAACGTGTTAGGCCATTGGAGGGATAAGAACAAGGGGACAAATGAGAAAGAGATCACGGTGGATAGCAGTTTTAGCAGAACAGGATCAATGTCTGAAGAAGAGATGAAACTGGAGAATGATGGGAAAAGAGTGAGTTACAAGGAGGCGTTACAGAGAGGAAGCAGCGGTGAAGATGGTGGAGGAAGCACCGGTCGCAGCAGCAGCAACCAGGGAGATCCTATCTTGGATCTGTTTGAGAACGGTTGGATCCAGAAGCCCATGAAAAGAAGTAGTCGAAGCGCTGATTCGCTCACATGCTCTCGTTCTGATTCCTACGAGACCACCACCTGA